One Dioscorea cayenensis subsp. rotundata cultivar TDr96_F1 chromosome 15, TDr96_F1_v2_PseudoChromosome.rev07_lg8_w22 25.fasta, whole genome shotgun sequence genomic region harbors:
- the LOC120277528 gene encoding histone H1-like translates to MAESKPTTSATKAAKAKARSPPSHPPYLQMIGEAITALKDRTGSSQYAIGKFIEEKHKAKLPPNFAKVLLIQLRKFTASGKLIKIKNSYKLPSVPKKSAVVTKTKKPKASGKVVTPKKKKVVSGLRKRKSVKSIGKSPVKKAGAAAAAAAKKKMKAKK, encoded by the exons ATGGCGGAATCGAAGCCAACGACATCAGCAACGAAGGCGGCCAAAGCGAAAGCAAGAAGTCCTCCCTCTCACCCTCCTTATCTCCAG aTGATCGGAGAAGCAATCACAGCGCTGAAAGATCGCACTGGATCAAGCCAATACGCGATTGGAAAGTTCATTGAAGAGAAGCACAAGGCCAAGCTCCCTCCCAACTTTGCCAAGGTTCTTCTCATCCAACTTCGCAAGTTCACCGCCTCTGGAAAACTCATCAAGATCAAGAACTCTTACAAACTTCCGTCGGTGCCGAAGAAGTCAGCGGTGGTGACTAAGACGAAGAAGCCAAAAGCATCTGGGAAAGTGGTGacgccaaagaagaagaaggtggtttCAGGattgaggaagaggaagagtgTGAAGTCGATTGGGAAGTCGCCGGTGAAGAAGgctggtgctgctgctgctgctgctgcgaagaagaagatgaaagcgAAGAAGTGA